GGTACGGGAGCAATCCGCCCAGAGCAGTGAGGATGAGAAGAGAGCATGAGCACGACCGATAACCAGGAGCAGGACTCCGGCTATCCCGCTTCTCCCAGTCGGCGGACGCTGGTGATCATCCCCACCTACAACGAGCGCGAGAACCTGCCGCTGATCGCGGCCAGGGTGCGCGCCGCCACACCGCACGTCCACATCCTCGTCGTCGACGACGGCAGCCCCGACGGCACCGGCCAGCTCGCCGATGAACTGGCCCTGGCCGATCCGGATCGGGTGCACGTGATGCACCGCGTCAGCAAGGACGGACTCGGTGCGGCCTACCTTGCGGGATTCGCCTGGGGCCTTGGCCGTGGATACTCGGTCCTTGTCGAGATGGACGCCGACGGCAGCCACGCACCGGAAGAACTCGGCACGCTGCTGGACGCGGTGGACGCCGGTGCGGACCTGGTGATCGGTTCGCGCTACGTGCCCGGCGGCGCCATCCGCAACTGGCCGCGGCGGCGGTTCGTGCTGTCCAAGACCGCCAACACCTATGCCAGGGTGCTGCTCGGGGTGAACATCAACGACATCACGGCCGGCTACCGCGCCTACCGCCGTGAGGTACTGGAGAAGATCGACCTCTCGGCCGTCGACTCCAAGGGCTATTGCTTCCAGATCGACCTGAGCTGGCGCGCCATCAACGCCGGATTCAAGGTCGTCGAGGTCCCGATCACGTTCACCGAGCGCGAGCTCGGGGTGTCGAAGATGAGCGGATCCAATATCCGCGAGGCCATGGTCAAGGTGGCCGAATGGGGTTTGCGCGGGCGGATCGACCGGGCCCGCGGTGTCACCAGCAAGCCGGCGCAGCTCTAGCGGACCGGCGCAGCTCTGGCGGAACTGTGCCGGCCCCTCCGGGCCGTCTAGCCGCGACGCTTGGTCTTGATGATGTCGAGGCGCTCCTTGAGCAGTTCCTCGAGTTCTTCGACCGAACGGCGCTCCAACAGCATGTCCCAGTGCGTACGCGGAGGCTTGACCTTCTTGGGCTCCGGGACGTCACCCTCGATCAGGGTGCCTTCCAGCCCGTTCCGGCACAGCCAGGTGCCCGGGATCTCGGCGTCATCGGCGAACGGAACGTCGAATTCCTCACCATTGTCGGTCCGGTAGCGCGCGACCTGACGCGGTGCCAGGTCGTGGTTGCGATCGGTTTCGTAGCTCACGGCACCGAGGCGGCTGCCCCGCAGGACTCGATCAGCCATCGTCAACTCTCCTTAGACACGCGCAATTGTTCCGCAGGATCAACGCAGCAGATACCTGATTGGTTCCCCGGCGTCCTCCGACTCGACTGACCAGGATACGGCAGATACTGCGATCACCCGGCCAGGCCGTCTACAGTCGCCCCCGTGACTTCAGCTACGCCGGGCAGTTCGGCCACCCGCCGGCGGGCGCGGCCCCAACCGTGCCGCTGGTGTGGCCGTGAGGTGCCCGACGCCGGGATGGGCCGACGCCGCCAGTACTGCAGGCAATCCTGTCGCCAGCGTGCCTATGAACAACGCGCGCAGGTCAAGGGCACCTCGGTGGCTCCGGACGCGGTGGTGCTGTCGGCAGAGGAAGCGGCCGATCTCTCCGACCGGCTCTACCAACTGCGATGTGCCGCCGAAGATGTCACCACCGCGGTCGAGGAGGGTGCCACGGCCGCCGAGCTGCTGGCGCTGTGCCAGGACCTGCTCGGAGCGGCGAAGGCGGCCGACGGCTGGCGCTGACCGGTCAGCAGGACAACCGGATACCGATGCCCGGCGGCGGGCGATCCTGGGCTAGGCAACCGAAGCCGGTGATGCCATCGGCGGCCATCCGCACCGCCGAACGCTGGGCGTAGTTCACGCACACCAGCGCTGCTGTGTCGGCGCGACACCGCATATCGCCGAATGTCAACGAGTCCCCGACGGGTAGGGCGGCACCCGCGCCGTCCCGGAAGGGACCGGGGTCGCCCCGAACCGATCCGATCTCCACCGCCGAGCCGTCGAAGTCGACCCAATCGCCCCGCCACACCGTGATCGCGTCGGGTGGTCGTGGCGGCGGGTCGTCGAGGTCGACGAGGCACGCGAGGGCCCCGGCTCGATACCGGGAGGTGCTGACGCAGTTGGTGACCGCGGTGGTGAACGCCACCCCGTCGACAGCCGCGGTGACCCCGGCACGGGCCATCGTGGCGTACCGGTCGGCGGGTGCGGCGGTACCCGCTTCGATCCAACCGATGACCTCGGTGAGGTCGGCGCCGGCCGATGGAACGCCCCGCTTCGTCGACGTGGTGGTCGTCGGCTTGGTGATCGTCGGTGTGGTGGTTCGCGGCGAGGATTGGGCGGATCCGGTGGTCTTCGGTGCGACGGTCAGCGGGGTTCGGCCGGTATCCGCACCGTGCCCCGCCGAACACCCCGCCACCAGCACAGATGTCGCCGCCACCAACATCCATCGCATGCGGTCAGGGTAGCTGGCGGCGTGGCGTGGGCCCGCAAGATGCGGAACGCACCCGTTTTTTCGATAACGTCGGCATCATGCACCAGCAGACGATCCGGGCCCGTATCAGCACGGGCACCGTCGAGGGGTTCACCAAAGACGGTGTGCACCGCTGGCGGTCCATCCCCTATGCCAAGGCCCCGGTGGGCCCGTTGCGATTCCGAGCGCCCGTACCTGCCGACCCCTGGCCCGGGGTGCGGTACTGCCACGGTTTCACCTATTGCGCGCCGCAACAGAAGATGTACACCCTGCTCGGCGTCGGCAAGTACCAGCCGATGAGCGAGGATTGCCTGACGCTGAACGTGGTGGCACCCGAGAATCCGGACAGCGACGAACCGCTGCCGGTGATGTTCTTCATCCACGGCGGCGGCTACATCCTCGGCAGCTCGGCCACACCGATCTACGACGGAGTCGCGCTGGCCAAACGGGGCTGCGTCTACGTCTCGGTGAACTACCGGCTCGGCCCGCTGGGGTGTCTGGATCTCTCGTCGCTGTCCACCCCGGAGCATCCGATCGACGACAATCTCTTCCTGCGCGATCTGGTGCTGGCCCTGCAGTGGGTGCGGGACAACGCCGCGGTGTTCGGCGGCGATCCCGACAACGTCACGATCTTCGGCGAGAGCGCCGGGGCGCACGCCGTCGCAACGCTGATGGCCACACCGGCGGCCGCCGGACTGTTCCGTCAGGCCATCGCCGAGAGCCCCGCCAGTGGCATGGCGGGCAGCGCCGAGGTGGCTGCGGCGTTCGCCGACGATTACGCGGCCCTGCTCGGTGTACGCCCGTCCGAGGGGGCGGCCGCGGTGATGGCGGCCAAGCCGGCACAGCTGATCGACGCCCTGGACCGGCTGATGGTCGACGGGATGAAGGCCATGCGGGGCGCGTTCCCGGTGGGGCCGACATATGGCACCAAGATGCTGCCGAAGGACCCGGTGGTGGCGATGCGCGACGGTGACGCGCATCAGGTGCCGCTCATCGTGGGTACCAATGCCGACGAGGGCAAGCTGTTCACCCGCTTCCTGCAATTGCTGCCGACCACCGAGCCGGCGATCGAGATGTTGCTCGCCGACAGCGATATCGAGGTCCGCGAGCGGATCACCGGTGCTTATCCCGGATATCCGAGCCCGTCGGCGTGTGTGCGGTTGGGCGGGGACTTCGCGTTCGGCACCGCGGCCTGGCAGATCGCCGCGGCGCACGGTGCACACAGCCCGACCTACGTCTACCGCTACGACTATGCACCGCGCACCTTTCGGTGGTCTGGTCTCGGCGCGACGCATGCCACCGAGCTGTTCGCCGTATTCGACATCTACCGAACGCGTTTCGGGTCGCTGCTGACAGCGGCCGGGGACCGCGTGTCGGCCGCCCGGGTGAGCAGGGATGTCCAACGGCGATGGGGCGAGTTCAGCCGCACCGGCAGACCTGGTGAGGGCTGGCCGCGCTATGACGAGGGCATGCGGGCCGTTCTGGTGTTCGACCGCCAGACCAGGCTCGAGTACGACCCGCACTCCGGCCGCCGCCAGGCGTGGGAGGGTTTCACGCTCGCCGCTCAGTAGCGATTGGCGACAACTGCGTGCGCGGCGGCGCCGGGTGTGATTGCGTGTGCCGATGACACATCCGCTTGACCCGCTGGGCCACGACGAATTCAATGCTGTCGCCGCGATCTTGGGGCGCGTTCACGGTGTCGGGGAGGGCTGGCGATTCGCGTCGATCGAGCTGGTCGAACCCGGCAAGGCCGAGTTGCGCGATTTCGAAGCCGGGGGAGCGCGACCCGCGCGTCGGGCGCAGGCGGTATGTCTGAATCGGGCCGCCAACAGCACTCATCGGGCCGTCGTCGCACTCGATGAGGACCGGGTGGAATCCTTCGACCTGGTTCCCGGCGTGCAGCCGAACTTCACCGTCGACGAGTTCAACGAATGCGACGAGCTGCTGCGCACCAACCCCGAACTGCTCGCGGCGTTGGCCCGCCGGGGCATCCACGACATCGACCTGGTGTTCTTCGATACCTGGACCTACGGAGAGGCCGTCGCCCCGGCGGAGTTCGCAGACCGCCGGTTGGGTTGGTCGGACACCTGGCTCAAGGACGGGCCCGGCATGAATCCGTATGCCCACCTGATCAGCGGGCTGCACTGCGTGATCGACGTCAACGCGATGGAGGTGCTGCGCGTCGAGGACGGCGAGCACATCGAGATCCCGGCGGTGATGGGTGAGTACGCCCCGCGGCACATCCCGGAACGACTTCGCGCAGCACAGCACCGGGAGCCGTTGGCGCCCTTGCACATCACCCAGCCCGACGGACCGTCCTTCAGTCTGGACGGAAACCTCTTGCGGTGGCAGAACTGGTCACTGCGCGTCGGGTTCAACTATCGCGAGGGCATGGTGCTGCACGCGGTGCGCTACCGCGACGGGGACCGCGAACGTTCGGTGGCCCACCGGTTGTCCTTTGCCGAGATGGTGGTGCCCTACCGGGATCCCTCGCCCGATCACTACCGGCGCACGGCATTCGACATCGGCGAGTGGGGACTGGGTTTCATGACCACCTCGCTGACACTGGGCTGCGACTGCCTCGGCGAGATCAGATATCTGGACGCAGTCCTGCACAACAGCAAGGGCGAGCCGTACACCATCGATAACGCCATCTGTATCCACGAGGAAGACAATGCGGTGCTGTGGAAGCACGTCGATCACCACGCCGGTGCCGAGGTGCGCCGCATGCGCAGGCTGACGATCTCGTTCCACGTCACCGTCGCGAACTACGAGTACCTCGTGTATTGGCGGTTGTATCAGGACGGCAACATCGAATGCGAGGTGCGTGCCACCGGCATCATGGTGACCACACCGTTGCCCGCCGGTGCGACGAGCCCCAACGGAACCCTCGTCGACGAGCGCACCTATGCGCCGTTCCACCAGCATTTCCTGGTGGCACGGCTCGACCTGGACGTCGACGGACCGGAAAACACGGTCTACATGTCCGAGTCCTTCGCCGAACCCATCGGTCCGGGCAACCCGCACGGGTTGTCGCTGGTGGCCCGAAATGTCGCGTTGCGCACCGAGGAGGAAGGCAAGCAGGACGTCGACTTCGGAACCCAGCGCGGCTGGAAGGTCGTCAACACCAACGTCCGCAACGGGCTGGGCACCCATCCTTCCTACAAGCTGGTGCCGACCGGGGCGATACCGGCGATGTTCGCCCCGTCCGCGCCGGTGTTACAGCGGGCCAATGTCATCGGGCACGCATTGTGGGTGACACCCAACCGCGCCGACGAGCGTTGGCCGGCAGGTGAATTCGTCAATCAGTCGGCAACCGATACCGGGCTGGGTGAATGGACCAAGGCAAACCGTTCGATCGAGAACACCGATGTGGTGCTGTGGTATGTCTTCGGTATCCATCACATCACCCGGCCGGAGGACTGGCCGGTCATGCCGGTGGACGTCGTGTCGTTCTGGCTGAAGCCGTTCGGTTTCTTCGATCGCAACCCGGCCTTGGATGTGCCCCCGACGCCGGCCGAATGTCATAACAGTTGACACCTGTCATATGTGATCGGGGCCACTGCTAGGTTCAGCTGTGTGCAGAGTCAACTCATCGAGCGCCCGACCGATCTGACCGACGAATGGCTCACCGACACCCTCGGTGTCGGCACCGTGACCGGACACGAATTCGAGCGCATCGGTACCGGACAGATGAGCGAGTGCTACCGCGTCACGCTGCGCTACGCCGACGGTGTTCGGGGGCCGGCCAGCGTGATACTCAAGGTCGCCGCAGCGGACCCGAACAGCAGGCAGACCGGGCTGGCGCTGGGCCTCTACGAGCGTGAGGTGCGGTTCTACGCGGAGATCGCGCCAGGTCTGATCGAGGATGGGACCGGCCCGTTCGCGCCGTGTCACCACCACGCCTACGACGCCGGAACCGGTGCCTTCGACCTGCTGTTGGGCGACGCGTCCCCGGCGACGGTGGGCGACGAGATCCGCGGCGCGACAGTCGAGCAGGCGATGCGGGCGCTCTCCGAGCTGGGCCGCGTGCACGGCCCGCTGCTCGGTGATGACGGCCTGGCCGGTGCCGAATGGCTCAACCGGGACGCGCCGGTGACGCAGGCGCTGCTGGCCACGCTGTGGGCCGGATTCGCCGAACGGTTCGCCGATCGCATCGACCCGCAGCACCGGATGGTGTGTGAACGTCTGGTCGCCGCGTTCGACAGTTACCTCGCCGACGAGGCGTCCACGCTGCAGGGTTTCGTGCACGGTGACTATCGGCTGGACAACATGCTCTTCGGCGGACCGGGTTCCGAGCGTCCCTTGACGGTGGTGGACTGGCAGACCGTCACCAGGGGACCGGCGCAGACCGATGTGGCCTACTTCCTGGGTTGCGCGCTGCCCAATGATCGACGCCGCGCACACTACGACGAGCTGCTGCGCGCCTATCACGAGGCGTTGGGCGCCGATCCTGTGCTGTCGCTGGACGAGGTCCGCGCCGGCGTCCGGCGGTCCAGTTTCTTCGGGGTGATGATGGCCATCGTCTCCTCGATGCTCGTGGAGCGCACCGAGCGCGGTGACGAGATGTTCATGACGATGCTCGACCGGCATTGCACCCATGTCCTGGACACCGGCGCGCTGGACCTGCTGCCCAGCGCAGAGCCCGCCGAACCGCTGCGTCCCGAGCCGGCCGACGAGGGGCCGCACCCACCTGCAGAGGATCCCCTGTGGAGCGAGAGCTGGTACTTCGATTTCGTCGATGCCGCACAGGGATTGGGTGGCTGGGTGCGGTTGGGCCTGATACCCAATCAGCAGACGGCCTGGATCCAGGCGTTCTTGTGCGGGCCGGGCCTGCCCACCATCGTGATCGACGACCAGGCTGCCGCCCTGCCCGCCGATCCCGGCGCGGTGCATACCGATCAGGTGACGCTGGAGCTGTCGGCGACGGTGCCGCTGCAGACCTATCGGCTCACCCTGCACGGACGTGCGCAGGCCTACGACGACCCGGCGGTGCTGTTGCAACCCGGGCACGGTCCCGGGCGTGCGGTGGACATCGCATTCGACCTCGAGTTCGCGTCGCTCAGCACGCCCTACCGGTACCGGATCACGCCCCGGTACGAGATCGCCTGCGCGGTATCGGGTTCGGTGTCCGCCGACGGTCGAATCCATGATCTGACCGGTGTGCCCGGCCAGCGCGATCACTCCTGGGGCGTACGGGACTGGTGGACGATGGACTGGGTGTGGAGTGCGGTGCATCTCGACGACGGCACCCACATTCACGGGCTGGATCTGCGGGTGCCCGGCATGGGACCGATCGGCATCGGGTACATCCAGCGCGAAGGCGAGCCGTTGATCGAGCTCGGTGGCGTGGTCGCCACCGAGGAGTTCGGCGCGGACGATCTGCCGATCTCGACCACCCTGGCGCTGTCGCCGACGGGAATCGAGGCGGCGGCCACGATCGTGGGGCAGGCACCGGTGCTGTTGACCGCCGCCGATGGCCGGATCAGCAGGTTCCCGCGGGCCTGGGCGTCGGTGCGGACGGCCGACGGCCGCACCGGTGTCGGCTGGTTGGAGTGGAACCGCAACTGAACCCGGCGAGCGTGCGTGCGTGTGGGGGACACGCCGACGGGCTACCGCATTTCGCGCACGTTCACGGCAGGGTGGTGGCCGTGTTGGTGCTCAAATCGATGGTGTTGTTCGTGCTCGCCGCGGTCCTGGAGATCGGTGGCGCGTGGTTGGTGTGGCAGGGAGTGCGCGAGCATCGCGGCTGGCTGTTCGTCGGCGCGGGGGTGATCGCGCTGGGCGCATACGGTTTTGTCGCCGCGTTCCAACCCGACGCCAACTTCGGGCGGGTGCTGGCGGCCTACGGCGGGGTGTTCGTCGCGGGATCGTTGGTGTGGGGCATGGTCGCCGACGGTTTCCGGCCGGATCGCTGGGACATCTCGGGCGCGCTGGTATGCCTGCTCGGGGTCGGCCTGATCATGTACGCGCCGCGCTGACCGATCCGGGTCAGTAGGCGTCGTTGTCCAGATCGGCGCGGTCGAGTCCCATCGGCGTCGCGGCGGGGACATCGCCGCCGTCGATCACCAGCCTGGTCAACGGGGTCAGCGCGCGAAAGAGCGTGTCGAGGTCGGTCTCGCCGAGGACGTCGAAGGCGGGCAGCGTCAACCGGTCGGTGGCGTCCTCGATCTCTGCCTTGAGATCACGCCCGGCGACCGTGAGCGCGCCGGTGCTGTCCAGCAGACCGCGCGCAGCGAGCCGGTCGACCTGCTCCTGCCAGAGTGCCTCGTCGTAATCGCGGCTGCGCTTGATCATGTCGGCCGGAACGCGGCCCGCCGCCGCGTGCAGCACGTTGGATTCGCGCCCGCTGATCCCGAGAACCTGGAGCACTGCGATGTGTCCGTCCCCGCGGTGTTCCCGCAGCAAGGTCGCGGCGTGCCACAACTGGGCCAGCGGTTCCTCCGGCCAGGGCAGCGCCAGGTTCGCCGCGAACAACGGCCGGCCCTCCGGAGCGGCGCTGCGCGCCGCGGCGCCCAGCAGCTCTGCCGCGGTGTCGATCCCGTCGGCGAGGCCATACCTGCGCAGCGCCGCGACCGCGGCGTTCTCCCGGGCGGCCAGGACCGCGTGCGGTGTCGCGACCTCCCAGGCTGCCGGCAGCGCCTTGGCCACCCGGTGTGCGGCGAAGTTGTAGAAGACCGCGGTGACGACCTCGGGGGACACCGGCCCCAGCGGGGCGGATCGGGCGGCGAAGTAGCCGCTCCAGAATCCGCGGAAGCCGAGGCCGTCGAGGGCGGTGCGGGCCTCCGGTGCGAAGTAGGTGACGGCGTGCACGGGCTCGAGGCGGTCGAACAGTCGGCGGGCGACGGTCGTGGATCTGCTCACCCTTGAGAGTCAATCACCTCACCGGATCGTCGGCGACGGCCGCACTGGCCTCGTCGATGATGGCGCGCATGGCGCGTTCGGCGCCGTCGGCGTCGCGTAATCGGATGGCGCGGGCGACCTCGTCGTGCAGTGCGATGGCTTCGGGCTCGGGTGCCGCAGGCATCATGCCGTGGTGGGTGCGCCCGGTGAGGACCTCGGCGACCACCGCGTTGAGTGCCCGGAACATCTCGTTTCCACTGGCTTCCAGCAGTGTCCGGTGAAATACCTTGTCCGCCTGGAGATATGAATCCAGGTCACCGGACCGGCCGTGCATCACCATGTCCGAGACCGCCGCGGCCATGATGCGGCAGTGGTGTGGATCGGCGCGCTGGGCGGCCAGCGCGGCGGCGGCGGGTTCGAACCCACGGCGCAGCTCCGACAGTGACACCAGCTGTGCGGCTCGATCGCCGGAGTCCAGCCGCCAGCGGATCAACCTGGGATCGAAGACGTTCCAGTGTTCGGGGGGCTGGATGGTGATGCCCACCCGGCGCCGGGAGGCGACCATTCCCATGGACTCGAGCACGCGGACGGCCTCGCGCGCCACGCTGCGAGACACGGCGTGCTCGGCACTGACTCGTTCGAGATTGATCACCTGTCCGGCGGGGTATGCGCCCGACACCACGGCGGTGCCGAGCGCGGTCAGCACGTTCTCGTGCAAAGCGCTGACTGCGCTGACCTTGGACGAGGTAACCACCTATACATCCTGTCATAGGCCCATGGCGGGACATAAGAACGGATTCTTCTCGTTATTTGCTTGCAATAATCAGACGATTGGTGCACGCTATGTGAGGCCAGACACAGCGAGATCGGTAGGGGACATGACGGCACCAATCGTGGTGATGGGCGTTTCGGGATCGGGTAAATCGACGGTCGGCGCCGCACTCGCGCAGCGCCTGCGGGTGCCCTTCGCCGACGCGGACGATTTCCATCCGCCGGCGAACATCGCCAAGATGACCGCCGGTGAGCCCCTCGACGACGCCGACCGCCATCCCTGGCTGGAGGCGATCGGTGACTGGCTGGAAGAGCGGTGCGGCACCGGTGGGGTGATGAGCTGCTCGGCGCTCAAGCATCGCTACCGCGACCAACTGCGCAACCACTGCCCAAGCCTGCGGTTCCTCCACCTCAGTGGCACACCGGAGGTCATCGGAGCCCGACAGGCCAGCAGGCCCGGACACTTCATGCCGGCATCGCTGTTGGCCTCCCAGTTCGACACCCTGGAACCACTCACCGCGGCTGAGCGCGGGGAGACCATCGACGTCGGCCAGAGCATCGATTCCATCGTCGACGAATACGTTTCCCGCACCGGACTGGAGGCCTGATGAACACCCTGTTGGCGGACGCGCCCAAACTCGTCGAACCCGTCGCCTCCACCCCACACCTGATGCTGGCCTTCCTTGCCGGTATCGCGGTCATCGTCGTGCTCATCACCGTGGTGAAGCTGAATCCGTTCTTGGGCCTGATCTTCGGCGCGGTGACGGTCGGGGTGGTGGCCGGCGAGGAATTCGCCACGGTGCTGACCTCGTTCTCCAACGGGTTCGGCAAGACAGCGGCCAGTGTCGGCATCCTCATCGCCCTCGGTGCCATGTTCGCCAAGCTGCTCGCCGACTCCGGTGGCGCCGACCAGATCGTCGACACCATCATCGGCCGGTCGTCACCGCGCATGTTGCCATGGGCGATGGCCCTGGTCGGCGCCATCATCGGGCTGCCGATGTTCTTCGAGATCGGCCTGGTGCTGCTGATGCCGGTCATCTATCTGGTGGCCCGCAGGTCCGGGCTGTCGCTGATCACCGTCGGAATCCCGGCGCTGGCCGGGCTTTCGGCCATGCACGGATTCGTTCCCCCGCACCCCGGCCCACTGGCGGCCATCGGCTACCTCGGCGCCGACCTCGGTCTGACCCTGGCCCTCGGCGTCGCTGTGGCCATCCCGACGATCGTCGTCGCGGGTCCGCTGTTCGGCAAGATCGCCGGCAAGTGGGTCGTGGTCGGCGCACCGGATACCTTCGATGCCGACGAATCCGCCGATCGCGATCAGAGTCGCCGGCCGTCCTTCGCGGTCACGCTGTTCAGCGTGCTGTTGCCGGTCGTGTTGATGTTGGGCAAGGCGTTGGTGGACATCTTCATCGCCGATGAGGGCCAGTGGTTCCGGCAGATCTTCGACACCCTCGGTACCCCGCTGATCGCATTGTTGATCGCGGTCATCGTCGGGATGGTGACGCTGGGGCGCGGTGGCGGGATGAGCCGGGCCGAGATCACCAAGTGCGTCGAATCCGGGCTGCCGCCGGTCGCCGGCATCATCCTCATCGTGGCCGCCGGCGGCGGCTTCAAGGAAGTGTTGGTCGATACCGGAATCGGTACCGCCCTGAAAAATCTCGCCGAGGGCACCAACATCTCGGTGGTGCTGCTGGCCTGGGGTCTCGCTGTGGCGATCAGGCTTGCCACCGGATCGGCAACGGTCGCCACGATCACCGCATCGTCGTTGATGATCGGATTGATCGAGGGAATGAGCTCGGGCGAGGTGTCTCTGGTCGTGCTGGCCGTCGGCGCAGGCTCGCTGTTCTTCTCGCACGTCAACGACGCCGGCTTCTGGCTGGTGAAGGAGTACTTCAAACTCAGCGTGGGACAGACCATCAAGTCCTGGTCGATCATGGAGACCGTGCTGTCGGTCTCCGGCCTGGCGGTGGTCTTGATCCTCGACCTGTTCATCTGACGCCGGTACGACGAAAGCGCCCGAATCCGACTGGATTCGGGCGCTTTCGTCGTTGTCAGTTCTTGACGACCTGGGTGCCGCCGGCGAGCTCGTCGTGCTTGCCCTGCTTGGTGGCGCTGCTGTTGATGGTCACCGCGATCACCAGAATGGCTATCACGCCGAGCAGTCCACCGATCAGCGGGATGATCGGCAGCAACGTGAACGCGTTGCGAATGGCCGATTGCCGCAAGGTCGGCTTGCCGCCGTCACCTGCGCCGTGCACGCTCAGGCCGAGCACCTTCTTGCCCGGCGTCCAGCCCTGGGTCACCTCGAAGGCGACGCAATAGACGAAGGTCAGCAGACCGGTGAACAGACCGGTTACCCAGATGCTGTCCAGTGAGTCGGTGACGAAGGCCAGCAGAACCGAGACGATGGCGATCAGGATGCCGTCGATGACCCGCGCGAGCCATCGAGCGAGCAGGCCGCCGGGAACGCGACCGGACGCGGCGTAATTGGTCGATAGGGGGTCGAATCCACCTGTGGTCATGTCGGTGAACCTACTCGGGTCCGCCCTCGTATGTGCCGCGCGGGCACATCAGCCGCGCCTGCGCCCGACCGCCGTACACCACCCTCCGGTAGGCGAGAGCAGGCTAGGGTGCGCAGATGGCCACAGCGAGCAGTGACGTCTGGGAGGTGCTCTCGACCGCGCGGACGATCCGCAGGTTCACCGACGAACCGGTCGACGACACCACCCTGACCCGGTGCCTGGAGGCCGCCACCTGGGCTCCGTCGGGTGCCAACGCCCAGGCCTGGCGGTTCATCGTATTGCGCTCGCCCGAGCAGCGGTCGGCGGTGGCCGATGCCGCGCGCCACGTCCTGGAAGTGATCGAGCCGGTCTACGGGATGACCCGCCCCACCGATCAGGAGACCGATCTGGTCGCCCGCAACAACAGGGCGACCTACGAGTTGCACGATCGTGCTGCAGAATTCACGTCGATCTTGTTCGCGCAGAAGCGTTTTCCGACCGCATCCGAATTGCTGCTCGGCGGATCGATCTTTCCGGCCATCCAGAACTTTCTGCTCGCCGCGCGGGCGCAGG
The sequence above is drawn from the Mycolicibacterium neoaurum VKM Ac-1815D genome and encodes:
- a CDS encoding SCO6745 family protein, whose translation is MSRSTTVARRLFDRLEPVHAVTYFAPEARTALDGLGFRGFWSGYFAARSAPLGPVSPEVVTAVFYNFAAHRVAKALPAAWEVATPHAVLAARENAAVAALRRYGLADGIDTAAELLGAAARSAAPEGRPLFAANLALPWPEEPLAQLWHAATLLREHRGDGHIAVLQVLGISGRESNVLHAAAGRVPADMIKRSRDYDEALWQEQVDRLAARGLLDSTGALTVAGRDLKAEIEDATDRLTLPAFDVLGETDLDTLFRALTPLTRLVIDGGDVPAATPMGLDRADLDNDAY
- a CDS encoding FadR/GntR family transcriptional regulator; translated protein: MVTSSKVSAVSALHENVLTALGTAVVSGAYPAGQVINLERVSAEHAVSRSVAREAVRVLESMGMVASRRRVGITIQPPEHWNVFDPRLIRWRLDSGDRAAQLVSLSELRRGFEPAAAALAAQRADPHHCRIMAAAVSDMVMHGRSGDLDSYLQADKVFHRTLLEASGNEMFRALNAVVAEVLTGRTHHGMMPAAPEPEAIALHDEVARAIRLRDADGAERAMRAIIDEASAAVADDPVR
- a CDS encoding gluconokinase codes for the protein MTAPIVVMGVSGSGKSTVGAALAQRLRVPFADADDFHPPANIAKMTAGEPLDDADRHPWLEAIGDWLEERCGTGGVMSCSALKHRYRDQLRNHCPSLRFLHLSGTPEVIGARQASRPGHFMPASLLASQFDTLEPLTAAERGETIDVGQSIDSIVDEYVSRTGLEA
- a CDS encoding GntP family permease, which gives rise to MNTLLADAPKLVEPVASTPHLMLAFLAGIAVIVVLITVVKLNPFLGLIFGAVTVGVVAGEEFATVLTSFSNGFGKTAASVGILIALGAMFAKLLADSGGADQIVDTIIGRSSPRMLPWAMALVGAIIGLPMFFEIGLVLLMPVIYLVARRSGLSLITVGIPALAGLSAMHGFVPPHPGPLAAIGYLGADLGLTLALGVAVAIPTIVVAGPLFGKIAGKWVVVGAPDTFDADESADRDQSRRPSFAVTLFSVLLPVVLMLGKALVDIFIADEGQWFRQIFDTLGTPLIALLIAVIVGMVTLGRGGGMSRAEITKCVESGLPPVAGIILIVAAGGGFKEVLVDTGIGTALKNLAEGTNISVVLLAWGLAVAIRLATGSATVATITASSLMIGLIEGMSSGEVSLVVLAVGAGSLFFSHVNDAGFWLVKEYFKLSVGQTIKSWSIMETVLSVSGLAVVLILDLFI
- a CDS encoding RDD family protein, with the protein product MTTGGFDPLSTNYAASGRVPGGLLARWLARVIDGILIAIVSVLLAFVTDSLDSIWVTGLFTGLLTFVYCVAFEVTQGWTPGKKVLGLSVHGAGDGGKPTLRQSAIRNAFTLLPIIPLIGGLLGVIAILVIAVTINSSATKQGKHDELAGGTQVVKN
- a CDS encoding nitroreductase family protein, with the translated sequence MATASSDVWEVLSTARTIRRFTDEPVDDTTLTRCLEAATWAPSGANAQAWRFIVLRSPEQRSAVADAARHVLEVIEPVYGMTRPTDQETDLVARNNRATYELHDRAAEFTSILFAQKRFPTASELLLGGSIFPAIQNFLLAARAQGLGACLTSWASHGGEKILRDAVGVPNDWMLGGHVVVGWPKGRHGRLRRRPLAHAVNLDHWDEPADHVLATRTTH